A DNA window from Ctenopharyngodon idella isolate HZGC_01 chromosome 8, HZGC01, whole genome shotgun sequence contains the following coding sequences:
- the tcf15 gene encoding transcription factor 15, protein MAFAMLRPIATHLAYSDVAMMSEDEENRSESDGSSEQSYGCCPSAEKRRRMSRKSTVSSVVIVKQRNAANARERDRTQSVNTAFTALRTLIPTEPVDRKLSKIETLRLASSYISHLANVLLIGDGGEDAQPCVSAVYSAQGDSGGKQPRTICTFCLSSQRKGIKDGNDCVRMRGIASLRVTRR, encoded by the exons ATGGCATTTGCCATGCTGCGGCCCATAGCTACTCATCTAGCGTACTCGGATGTTGCCATGATGTCCGAGGATGAGGAAAACCGCAGCGAGAGCGACGGCAGCTCGGAGCAGAGCTACGGTTGCTGTCCCAGCGCGGAGAAGCGGCGGAGGATGTCACGCAAGTCCACGGTGAGCAGTGTGGTTATAGTAAAGCAACGGAACGCAGCGAACGCGCGGGAACGTGATAGGACGCAGAGCGTCAACACGGCTTTCACAGCGTTACGGACTCTTATTCCCACCGAACCGGTGGACAGAAAGCTGTCAAAGATTGAGACTCTGCGCTTAGCCTCCAGTTACATCTCACATCTGGCCAATGTGCTCCTGATAGGGGATGGAGGAGAGGACGCGCAGCCATGCGTGAGCGCGGTGTACAGCGCGCAGGGGGACAGCGGAGGAAAGCAGCCGCGCACCATATGTACTTTCTGCctcagcagccagagaaaaggG ATAAAGGATGGGAATGACTGCGTCCGTATGCGGGGAATCGCTTCATTGCGCGTCACACGCcggtag